In Alphaproteobacteria bacterium, the genomic window TGTATGGCACTCATCAATTTTCCATTAATTTCTTTGGCATAGATTTTCTTTGCATAAGTTTCTTGAGTCAAACGATTATTTTGCCATCCGCTTACTGTAACGAAAATAAGAACAACATCTTGATGTGTAATAGGAATGGAAGTTTCTAAAATATCTTTAAATAGGTCCCTTTTGTCACGTAAACGTAAATCATCTAATAATAATTTAATAATATCGCGATGTCCAGGATAACGAACGGTTTTATAATCAAGACTTTGTACCTTTCCTTCAAGTGTTTCACATAAAGTACCAAGCCCACCCGAGGTATTAAAGGCTTCATAATCGATCCCATCAAGGGAGAAATTTTCTAATCCTTCTAGAGCTATAGTTTCAGTAAAATTACCTTCATAAATAGCTTCACAAGGATTACAATATTCATTAATTAATCCATCTGTGCTCCACGTTAGATTATATTTTAATCCATTAACAGGAAATTGTGGGAGAGCACCTACACGCATTCTTACATCACGTAAACGATCAAATTTCTTTGTAAGATGGTGGGCGACAATGCTAATAAAACCCGGGGCAAGACCACATTGGGGTACAAATGCCGTATTAGCACCTTGGGACAATTGGCGTACTGTTTTCGTCGTTGCAACATCTTCTGTCAAATCAAAATAATGACATCCAGCGTTTTTTGCAGCCCTGGCAACAGCAGGATTCAGAAAAAAAGGTAAAGCGCTTAGAATAGAATGATGTCCTGTCATAGCTTGGTTTAGAGCGTTTTCATCTTTAACGTCTAAAACAAGCTTTTTAATTTTTCCGTCAGGAATAAGGGCAAGAAATTCAGGGCTATTGTCAACAATTGTAATATCATAATCTTTACTTGTTGAAAATATATCAATAATGGCACTGCCAATTTTACCAGCACCCAGAATCATAATTTTATTCATGCTTATTTCCTTGATTAAATAATATTTATGTTTCTATACTTAATGGTGATTTTTGACTATTAATAGATGTCAAAATGACTTTTTTATTAAAAAAATAGTCAATTTGAAAGATAAATATGACAAAAAATTTAACAAAAAATTTAACTGATATAATTGATGAAAAACTTTTAGCCCTTTTAACCAATGATGCAAGATTATCAATTACTTTATTAGCTAAAGAATTAAACCTTTCGAGAACTGCTGTGCAGGCAAGGATAAAGCGTCTTGAGCGATTAAATATTATCGAAGGATAT contains:
- a CDS encoding saccharopine dehydrogenase NADP-binding domain-containing protein, producing MNKIMILGAGKIGSAIIDIFSTSKDYDITIVDNSPEFLALIPDGKIKKLVLDVKDENALNQAMTGHHSILSALPFFLNPAVARAAKNAGCHYFDLTEDVATTKTVRQLSQGANTAFVPQCGLAPGFISIVAHHLTKKFDRLRDVRMRVGALPQFPVNGLKYNLTWSTDGLINEYCNPCEAIYEGNFTETIALEGLENFSLDGIDYEAFNTSGGLGTLCETLEGKVQSLDYKTVRYPGHRDIIKLLLDDLRLRDKRDLFKDILETSIPITHQDVVLIFVTVSGWQNNRLTQETYAKKIYAKEINGKLMSAIQITTAAGICALVDLYAQNKLLSKGFIKQEDVSLNDFLDNRFGKFYT